One genomic window of Nicotiana sylvestris chromosome 10, ASM39365v2, whole genome shotgun sequence includes the following:
- the LOC104242715 gene encoding uncharacterized protein — MDAKKFMQLVEEKKKRALEKNEARLKWEQKLEAAARAISDAEAREKAKAAKRKRKSDLESDSASDTDSGYEGKKSTKKHKKHRKHHSSELGDSDRKEKKSKRKPKRRSSNSSDDSSEEYDGDSEEERRRKKRGHKKRRHHDRHSDYSSSDDEDVRRRRHSKHHKRHGRSHSEGSESSSDGDHVAVRKRSHTKHHKRHGSLDSDASVSSSDEEKLNRSNHGKHRKCDYRSRSHDSRSSDSDAFRRDRSRSLGKSSDENEELDRKEKHRKNHHRHGHHRHHRSNHNHHHSDEVSKDKHQPHGEKEKNDEPVERGSEVHKESDVSGPHVIQNA, encoded by the coding sequence ATGGATGCCAAGAAGTTCATGCAATTGGTCgaggagaaaaagaagagagCTCTTGAGAAGAATGAAGCCCGCTTGAAATGGGAGCAAAAACTTGAAGCTGCAGCAAGAGCAATATCTGATGCTGAAGCTAGAGAGAAAGCCAAGGCAGCTAAGCGTAAAAGGAAATCGGACTTGGAGTCTGATAGTGCCAGTGACACTGATAGTGGATATGAAGGAAAAAAATCCACCAAAAAGCACAAGAAGCATAGGAAGCACCATAGCTCTGAGTTGGGTGATTCGGATAGGAAGGAAAAGAAATCTAAGCGAAAGCCTAAGAGAAGATCCTCCAATTCGAGTGATGATAGCAGTGAGGAATATGATGGTGATTcagaagaagagagaagaagaaagaagcgGGGTCACAAGAAGCGCAGGCATCATGATCGACACTCAGATTATAGTTCCTCAGATGatgaagatgtgagaagaagacgCCATTCAAAGCATCACAAACGTCACGGGCGATCACACTCAGAAGGTTCAGAGTCTTCAAGTGATGGTGATCATGTTGCAGTTAGGAAACGAAGCCACACAAAGCATCATAAACGTCACGGGAGTTTGGACTCAGATGCTTCTGTCTCTTCTAGCGATGAAGAAAAACTGAACCGCAGTAATCACGGAAAACATAGGAAATGTGATTACAGGTCCCGTAGTCATGATTCAAGGTCCTCAGATTCTGATGCTTTTAGGCGTGATAGAAGTAGATCCTTAGGTAAATCTTCTGATGAGAATGAGGAACTAGATAGAAAAGAAAAGCACAGGAAGAATCATCATCGACATGGCCATCACCGTCATCACCGTTCCAACCATAACCATCACCACTCAGATGAAGTGTCCAAGGACAAGCATCAACCCCACGGCGAGAAAGAGAAAAATGATGAGCCAGTGGAACGTGGTTCTGAGGTGCACAAGGAAAGTGATGTCAGTGGTCCTCATGTTATTCAGAATGCTTAG
- the LOC138880250 gene encoding non-functional pseudokinase ZRK6-like, whose product MHHFRGLMRKLISSSASAEKLKKEQYLKNGSAVLEEFIALCDGKCQIPLRYSSAIEIERATKHSQNTTEIFNSHIVMASLDKRLVLMRFVSPNYFENLNNICRYIAITSQMSHLKSVLKLVGCCLELPEPVLVYEYVDAISLRDLLFKKCNAKKISFLGT is encoded by the coding sequence ATGCATCACTTCAGGGGACTCATGAGGAAACTAATATCATCCTCTGCTTCTGCAGAAAAGCTGAAGAAAGAGCAGTATTTGAAGAATGGAAGTGCAGTGCTCGAGGAGTTTATTGCTTTATGCGatggaaaatgccaaattccCCTACGTTACTCCAGTGCCATAGAGATCGAAAGGGCAACAAAACACTCCCAAAATACCACGGAGATCTTCAACAGCCATATAGTTATGGCCTCACTGGACAAACGTCTTGTTTTAATGAGGTTCGTCTCACCTAATTATTTTGAAAATCTCAATAATATATGTCGATATATAGCAATTACTTCTCAGATGAGTCATCTCAAGAGTGTGCTAAAACTTGTTGGTTGCTGCCTAGAGCTTCCGGAACCAGTTCTTGTGTATGAATATGTTGATGCTATATCTCTTAGAGATTTACTTTTCAAGAAGTGTAATGCTAAAAAAATCAGTTTCTTGGGAACGTAG